A genomic region of Enterococcus sp. 12C11_DIV0727 contains the following coding sequences:
- the pplA gene encoding extracellular electron transfer flavoprotein PplA, giving the protein MKMNKIVKGFTAIALSSLLLAACGSDQKKDTAKSSESTTATSKTAESSTVAEKEAGADLQDGTYKLEEKNESNGYRATFEMTVKDGKITESKYDNINADGKSKADDKDYEKNMKDKSGVGPAEYIKELNDSFVKAQSADGVEVVTGATHSSESFQNYAQQLIQAAQAGDTKTIEIDNGADLKDGTYTLKEKNNSNGYHTEFSIVVKDGKVTESNYDNVNDEGKSKKDDADYNKNMKDKSGVGPAEYIKTLNEELVKAMNEKDGSAANVEVVTGATHSSHSFVIYAEQLVNAAEKGDTNEIVVDNIVMKK; this is encoded by the coding sequence ATGAAAATGAACAAAATTGTAAAGGGCTTCACAGCTATCGCACTTTCATCTCTTTTACTAGCAGCATGTGGATCAGATCAAAAAAAAGACACAGCGAAATCTTCTGAATCAACTACTGCAACATCAAAAACAGCTGAATCTTCTACAGTAGCAGAAAAAGAAGCTGGTGCAGATTTACAAGATGGTACTTATAAATTAGAAGAAAAAAATGAATCTAATGGTTACCGTGCAACATTTGAAATGACTGTTAAAGACGGCAAAATCACTGAATCTAAATATGATAATATCAATGCTGATGGTAAATCAAAAGCAGATGATAAAGACTACGAAAAAAATATGAAAGACAAATCAGGCGTAGGCCCAGCTGAATACATCAAAGAATTAAATGATTCTTTTGTTAAAGCACAAAGCGCTGATGGTGTAGAAGTAGTAACTGGTGCGACTCACTCAAGTGAATCATTCCAAAACTATGCACAACAATTGATTCAAGCAGCTCAAGCTGGCGATACTAAAACAATCGAAATCGACAATGGTGCTGATCTTAAAGATGGTACGTATACATTGAAAGAAAAAAATAATTCAAATGGCTACCACACTGAATTTTCAATCGTTGTAAAAGATGGTAAAGTAACTGAATCTAACTACGATAATGTGAATGACGAAGGCAAATCTAAAAAAGATGACGCTGACTACAACAAAAACATGAAAGACAAATCAGGCGTAGGCCCAGCTGAATACATTAAAACTTTAAACGAAGAATTAGTGAAAGCAATGAACGAAAAAGACGGTTCAGCTGCAAACGTAGAAGTAGTAACTGGTGCAACTCACAGTTCTCACTCATTCGTAATCTACGCTGAACAATTAGTGAATGCTGCTGAAAAAGGCGACACTAATGAAATCGTTGTAGACAACATTGTAATGAAAAAATAA
- a CDS encoding FAD:protein FMN transferase encodes MKNKKSLIILMTVLFLAVLAGCNSKDKKEETKINKEPYSDQQSLLGTYVQVRIYDDGKEEVLEKAFARVKELGDKITVNEKGSEIDEINEQAGIKPVKVSDDIYPLLKRAYEYSEDSSGGFDMAIGPITQLWHIGFDDARKPSQEEIDQALKLVDYHKVKLNDEDKTVYLEEKGMQLDLGAIAKGFITDEVVKVLKDNGVTTAIVDLGGNVYVLGHSPRGKDMDWNVGIQDPNKARNTVVGTIQESDKTLVTSGIYERFLEVDGKKYHHLFDPKTGYPFDNDIAGVTVITKESIDGDGLSTAVFSMGVKKGLEYAEGLKDVDVIFVTKEDTVFVSKDIEKVFELGKDSGYTLGDRKDLK; translated from the coding sequence ATGAAAAACAAAAAATCACTGATCATCTTAATGACAGTACTATTTTTAGCTGTTTTGGCAGGATGTAACTCAAAAGATAAGAAGGAAGAAACCAAAATCAACAAAGAACCTTATTCAGATCAGCAATCGCTATTAGGAACTTATGTACAAGTGAGAATCTATGATGACGGCAAAGAAGAGGTATTAGAAAAAGCCTTTGCCAGAGTGAAAGAACTAGGCGATAAAATCACAGTCAACGAAAAAGGGTCTGAAATCGATGAAATCAACGAACAAGCTGGGATCAAACCAGTCAAAGTCTCTGATGATATCTACCCATTATTGAAACGAGCATATGAATATAGTGAAGACTCTTCCGGTGGTTTTGATATGGCAATCGGTCCAATCACACAATTATGGCATATTGGCTTTGATGATGCTCGTAAACCTTCACAAGAAGAAATCGATCAAGCGTTAAAATTAGTTGATTATCATAAAGTAAAATTAAATGATGAAGATAAAACGGTCTATCTTGAAGAAAAAGGAATGCAACTTGATCTAGGTGCAATCGCCAAAGGGTTTATTACAGATGAAGTCGTGAAAGTTTTGAAAGATAATGGCGTAACGACTGCAATTGTGGATTTAGGTGGAAATGTTTATGTGCTAGGACATAGCCCTCGTGGTAAAGATATGGACTGGAATGTAGGAATACAAGATCCTAACAAAGCCCGTAATACAGTAGTCGGAACGATTCAAGAAAGCGATAAAACATTAGTAACTTCTGGTATTTATGAGCGCTTTTTAGAAGTAGATGGTAAAAAATACCATCATTTATTTGACCCTAAAACAGGTTATCCTTTCGATAATGATATCGCAGGTGTCACTGTGATCACGAAGGAATCGATCGATGGCGATGGACTTTCAACAGCTGTATTTTCAATGGGGGTCAAAAAAGGTTTAGAGTACGCTGAAGGCTTGAAAGATGTTGATGTGATTTTTGTTACAAAAGAGGATACCGTATTTGTAAGTAAAGATATTGAAAAGGTTTTTGAGTTAGGAAAAGATTCAGGTTATACATTGGGTGATCGTAAAGACCTGAAATAA
- the menA gene encoding 1,4-dihydroxy-2-naphthoate polyprenyltransferase yields the protein MSLKVFLQVVEIQTKLASLFPFAVGVLFSLAYFQEFQLGYTVLFFIGMVVFDMATTAINNYMDFKKAKSEVYKYEENIIGSSGIAPVLVRNMIFGMVAFSAVIGIFLTVQTGWLFLVMGGVCCFIGIFYTFGPIPLSRMPLGEVFSGFTMGLGIFAMTIYLNVQDKRPFYLLLDWGRGTFALTGNLWAVLAIIWASLPMVFTIANIMLANNLRDLDTDIENHRYTLVYYIGREHGVILFQLLILACYAVVLIGWPLGVYHWPILTVFLSLPTVWKNLQSFKKELPHPKSFGYSIKNLLAFNGSYLLGLFLTIILEKI from the coding sequence ATGTCTTTGAAAGTATTTTTGCAGGTTGTGGAAATTCAGACTAAATTAGCGAGTCTATTTCCTTTTGCAGTTGGGGTGTTATTTTCGCTTGCTTATTTCCAAGAGTTTCAGTTAGGCTACACAGTTTTATTTTTCATAGGAATGGTTGTTTTTGATATGGCTACGACAGCAATAAATAATTATATGGACTTTAAAAAAGCAAAATCTGAAGTATACAAATATGAAGAGAATATTATTGGTAGCTCTGGGATCGCACCAGTTCTTGTGAGAAATATGATCTTTGGAATGGTTGCTTTTTCCGCTGTGATCGGGATCTTTTTAACGGTTCAAACAGGTTGGCTGTTCTTGGTAATGGGCGGCGTGTGTTGTTTTATCGGAATTTTTTATACGTTTGGACCAATTCCGTTATCGCGGATGCCGTTAGGTGAGGTTTTCAGTGGATTTACAATGGGACTTGGGATTTTTGCGATGACGATCTATTTAAATGTTCAAGATAAACGACCATTTTATCTATTGCTCGATTGGGGTCGTGGAACATTTGCCTTGACAGGGAATTTGTGGGCAGTTCTAGCGATCATTTGGGCCTCTTTGCCGATGGTCTTCACGATTGCCAATATCATGTTGGCAAATAACCTGAGAGATTTAGACACGGATATTGAAAATCATCGTTATACGTTGGTTTATTATATTGGTCGAGAGCATGGTGTGATATTATTTCAACTATTGATATTAGCCTGCTATGCAGTTGTTTTGATTGGGTGGCCATTGGGCGTATATCACTGGCCGATTTTGACTGTATTTTTATCACTGCCAACTGTTTGGAAAAATCTTCAGTCATTTAAAAAAGAGTTGCCTCATCCAAAAAGTTTTGGCTATTCGATAAAAAATCTATTAGCATTTAACGGTAGCTATTTACTAGGGTTATTCTTAACGATTATTTTAGAAAAAATTTAA
- a CDS encoding LPXTG cell wall anchor domain-containing protein: MKKVVFCLVALSLALPLTSFAEEVSTTSEVESSSSITSTQETEKENKKTVDSSTSDTSSIENSSSSAPNAYSDLIQTTLVVFQGEKVTAEMLSQDSGYHGAAFRDLKLLEDASTEKIGDYLVKVSFMLQPLEENQGEKQEVTLNMGYKVVKSTPTYDIQFISYNSEKKQVKGRVLTTDEASVSNVPIYGENTANYDAVPKNIKVFYPFAKTDSPVLTDTEGYFTLPYQDHFSFAAFSPQSGDYSPIYTLTDQAFAGAAGTTDSSTPAKSTASSSTSTKETEKKKDLFPNTGEKKTVYFSIAGIAIILLAVLFLFIKSKKK, encoded by the coding sequence ATGAAAAAAGTTGTTTTTTGTTTGGTCGCTTTATCTTTAGCTCTACCGCTTACAAGTTTTGCAGAAGAAGTTTCAACTACATCGGAAGTTGAAAGCTCTTCCTCTATAACATCCACACAAGAAACTGAGAAGGAAAACAAAAAAACCGTGGATAGTTCTACATCAGATACAAGTTCCATAGAAAATTCCAGTAGCTCAGCTCCCAACGCTTATAGCGATCTTATCCAAACAACTTTAGTTGTATTTCAAGGAGAAAAAGTGACTGCAGAAATGCTTTCCCAAGATAGTGGCTATCATGGCGCTGCGTTCAGAGATCTTAAACTTTTAGAGGACGCCTCAACAGAAAAAATAGGAGACTATTTAGTCAAAGTGAGCTTTATGCTCCAGCCTTTAGAAGAAAACCAAGGAGAGAAGCAAGAAGTTACACTAAATATGGGCTATAAAGTAGTAAAGTCTACGCCAACCTATGATATCCAATTTATTTCCTATAATTCAGAAAAAAAACAAGTTAAGGGTAGGGTTTTAACTACAGATGAAGCTTCAGTCAGTAACGTTCCTATTTACGGCGAAAATACTGCTAACTATGATGCAGTTCCTAAAAATATAAAAGTGTTTTATCCCTTCGCCAAAACAGACAGTCCTGTCCTAACAGACACTGAAGGTTATTTCACTCTTCCATACCAAGATCATTTCAGTTTTGCGGCTTTTTCGCCACAATCAGGTGATTATTCACCCATCTATACATTAACTGACCAGGCCTTTGCCGGTGCCGCAGGAACAACAGATAGCTCTACACCAGCTAAAAGCACTGCTTCCTCTTCGACTTCTACTAAAGAAACAGAAAAGAAAAAAGACTTATTTCCAAACACAGGTGAAAAGAAAACTGTTTACTTTTCAATTGCGGGTATTGCCATTATTCTATTAGCTGTACTATTTCTATTCATTAAAAGTAAAAAAAAATAA